Below is a genomic region from Escherichia ruysiae.
GCCAACAGTGAAGAAGTGACGGAGATCCTGCTCACCGCAGCACGTCGCTGCTCGCTGGTGATCGACAATCCGGCACCGGAAGTCTTCCTGGTGGATCTGCAACAGGGGATTCAGATTTTCGAGCTGCGTATTTACGCCGCTGAGATGGGTCACCGTATGCCGCTACGCCATGAGATCCACCAGCTGATTCTGGCAGGCTTCCACGCCCACGGTATCGATATGCCATTCCCGCCTTTCCAGATGCGTCTGGAAAGTCTGAACGGTAAACAAACGGGAAGGACATTAACTTCTGCGGGTAGACGTCGCCAGGCGGGAAGTTTGTAATGTGTGAAGCTGCCAAATGACGCCAACGTGGCTAATTTAGCAGCTTAACTTCATCTTCAGTTATCTCCGGCTCCGGAGAGTATCATCCATAACGCATTTCTTCCTGACAACTCATCGCCGGACTGGCGATGAGTTGTTATTGCAGATAATCAATCTAAAGTTAACTGAGGCTGATTCGCCATGCGGCTGCAATAGTTCTGGTAAATCGCCATCGCTAACAGCGAGAAGAAGACAGGCCCGCCAATCATCCACAATGTGCTGTCCCAGTCTCCGGCTTCAACTACAGGCTGAATGATGGTGAAGACGTTCGCAAATGTCACCACCAGTACAACAACCACAGTTGCGATCATTGCCGACATATGCGTTTTGAAAATCACAAACGGTCTGTCGAGATCCTGACGCGCTTTAAAGAACGGGAAAGCCAGCGCGAGGAACAGATATGGAATGGTCATGGAAACGTTCGCCATCAGCGTCAGCTTGTTAAAGAACGCCGATGCGGTGCCACCGCCAAAGGAAACCAGCAGGATGAAGACTGTAACCAACCCACACTGCATCCACATAGCAATGGATGGCATCCCCATGGCGTTCAGGCGCGTCATCGGCTCCGGCCACAAGGCTTTCGGCGTCCCTTGAATAATCGCTTTCAGTGGTGAGTAGCAAAGCGTAAAGAACGCACCGGTATAGGCGAGGAACATGGAAAGTCCGGTAATACGCGCAAACCATACGCCCAGCGACAATGACGCTTCAGGTGATAAATGCAGTGCATTACCCAGAGACATCCCCAGGCTCTTCATCAGCACATAAGTAATATTACCAAGGTTAACAGAACCATTACTTAATACCTGCTGCCAGTTAGTGCTGACGCCCCATAAGAATATTGCTAACGAATAACCGATTGAAATAACAATAGCGGCAAAAACAATACCTTTAGCAAAGTTCTTTTCTGGGTTTTCCGTTTTATCTACCAGCCCACCTACAGCCTCAATTCCGCCATAAGCAAAAATGGCAAATACGACAAAAGATAACATCGCCAGACCGGACTGATATCCCGGATTCGGTGATGCCAGGAAATTAATATCCTGCGCGAAATGCCCACCATTTAATAACAAAATAGTAATGCTTACTAACAGCAATACTAAATTAAGACACATTACTGCAATACCGCCCACCGCAGTAATACGGGCAATTTTATTAATCCCTTTCGAGGCAACGACGGTAACCAGAATCATCCATGCTACAGCCAGCAGCCCAACCACCTGCGTAGGCTCAAGCCCAGCAATGCGCCAGTGCTGGGTCATATCGCTACCATAGAGGAAAGTAGAAAACGGCACCCAGACTTTAGCGGAGGTACTCACCATCCAAATGATATAAGAGGAAAACCACATAAATGTGCCGATGAAAGCAAAACGTGGTCCAACGCTATTATTCATCCAGGAATAGATACCGCCCTCTTCTTTGCGATAGGCAGCCCCCATTTCAGCCATCATTAAGGCGAATGGAATAAAGAATAATAATGCAGAAAATATATACCACGGAATCGCACTATATCCCATTAAATAATAAGCCGAAGGGCTATTCGCAAAACCGAATACTGAAGTAAAGATCATCAGTATGAGTCCAATTAGACTCATCTTTTTTATCGTGTGAGGCATGAAATCATCCTTCATTTCAGCGCGCATATTAAACGCGCCAACTAACTGCACTACCCACCGATTGGTGGGCAACAATAAAACTAAAACAGAATTGATACCTGGATGATAGCAAACATCCAGTCTTAAATTGTGCGCTTTAGCGGAAAAATGAAAACATATGCTACAGAATGGCGCCAGCTACGCCATTCTGTGTTGGATTTTAGCCAATTTTTCAGAATTATGCCCGGTCAACACTAAAGGCGATCACTTCTGCCAGTGTCTCCGCGCCCAGTGCCAACATCACCAGGCGGTCAACGCCTAACGCCACGCCGGAACAGTCGGGCATACCAACTTCAAGAGCTTCGATCAGGTTATGGTCTATCGGATGCTGCGGTAAACCACGTGCCGCACGTTTACGGTTATCCTGTTCAAAGCGTTGTTGCTGTTCACGGGCATCCGTCAATTCATGGAAACCATTCGCCAGCTCAATACCTTTGTAGTAGACCTCGAAGCGTTCTGCGACCCGATGATCCTCGGTACTGATTTGTGCCAGTGATGCCTGAGTGGCTGGAAAATGGTACACAAAAGTTGGTTTCTCTTTACCAATGTTCGGTTCCACGCCAAAGGTAAACAACAGTTGCAGCAGCGTGTCGCGATCTTCTTCGGTACCTGCAACGTTGCTGAGATCCAGCTTTGCCGCCACTTCCCGCAACTGCGTTTTATCAGCAGAGAGCGGATCAATTTCCAGATAACGCAAGAAGGCTTGCTGATAAGAGAGGCTTTCTGCTGCCGGGCAGTCCAGCACCTGTTGCAGAAGATCGTCCACCTCGTTCATCAACCGGTACATATCATAGTGCGGTCGATACCACTCCAGCATAGTAAACTCAGGGTTGTGATAACGCCCCATCTCTTCATTACGGAAGCTGCGGCACAGCTGGAATACCGGACCACAACCGGCCACCAACAGGCGTTTCATGTGGTATTCCGGACTGGTCATTAACCAGAGATTCATCCCCTGCGAATGCCCGGGGCCAACGAAACGTGTCTCAAACGGGACCAGATGAATATCGGTTACCGTTGCCTGGCTCATACAAGGCGTCTCCACCTCCAGCACTCCACGATCGGCAAAGAAACGACGGATCTCCGCCATAATCGCCGCACGTTTTAATAAGTTAGGAATAGACGCGCTCGGCTGCCAGGATGCCGTTTCGCTCATAGTAAAATCTCCAGTTTTTAACAAGGGCACGAAGTCTACTCGCAACGCGGCGGCGAGACAAATTTTACGCAGGAATCAATCAACGGTGGACGGCGACTAAAAAAACCGCAATATGATGGTTTAGTAATTAAATTAATCATCTTCAGTGATAATTTAGCCCCCTGGCACGCTAAAAAAATCGATCTCGTCAAATTTCAGACTTATCCATCAGACTATACTGTTGTACCTATAAAGGAGCAGTGGAATAGCGTTCGCAGGCCGTAACTTTCAGATACTTACCCTGAAGTACGGTGCTGCGGGATAAAAACAATCTGGAGGAATGTCGTGCAAACCTTTCAAGCCGATCTTGCCATTGTAGGTGCCGGTGGCGCGGGATTACGTGCTGCAATTGCTGCCGCGCAGGCAAATCCAAATGCAAAAATCGCACTAATCTCAAAAGTATACCCGATGCGCAGCCATACCGTTGCCGCTGAAGGGGGCTCCGCCGCTGTCGCGCAGGATCATGACAGCTTCGAATATCACTTTCACGATACAGTAGCGGGTGGCGACTGGTTGTGTGAGCAGGATGTCGTGGATTATTTCGTCCACCACTGCCCAACCGAAATGACCCAACTGGAACTGTGGGGATGCCCATGGAGCCGTCGCCCGGATGGTAGCGTCAACGTACGTCGCTTCGGCGGCATGAAAATCGAGCGTACCTGGTTCGCCGCCGATAAGACCGGCTTCCATATGCTGCACACGCTGTTCCAGACCTCTCTGCAATTCCCGCAGATCCAGCGTTTTGACGAACACTTCGTGCTGGATATTCTGGTCGATGATGGTCATGTTCGCGGCCTGGTAGCCATGAACATGATGGAAGGTACGTTGGTACAGATCCGCGCTAATGCGGTAGTCATGGCAACCGGCGGTGCGGGTCGTGTATATCGCTACAACACCAATGGCGGTATCGTAACTGGTGACGGTATGGGTATGGCGCTGAGCCATGGCGTTCCGCTGCGTGATATGGAATTCGTTCAATATCACCCGACCGGCCTGCCAGGTTCCGGTATCCTGATGACCGAAGGTTGCCGTGGTGAAGGCGGTATTCTGGTCAATAAAAACGGCTACCGTTATCTGCAAGACTACGGTATGGGCCCGGAAACGCCGCTGGGCGAGCCGAAAAACAAATATATGGAACTGGGTCCGCGCGACAAAGTTTCTCAGGCCTTCTGGCACGAATGGCGTAAAGGTAACACCATTTCCACGCCACGTGGCGATGTGGTTTATCTCGACCTGCGTCATCTGGGCGAGAAAAAACTGCACGAACGTCTGCCGTTCATCTGTGAACTGGCGAAAGCGTACGTTGGCGTCGATCCGGTTAAAGAACCGATTCCGGTACGTCCGACCGCGCACTACACCATGGGCGGTATCGAAACCGATCAGAACTGCGAAACCCGTA
It encodes:
- the yjeM gene encoding glutamate/gamma-aminobutyrate family transporter YjeM produces the protein MPHTIKKMSLIGLILMIFTSVFGFANSPSAYYLMGYSAIPWYIFSALLFFIPFALMMAEMGAAYRKEEGGIYSWMNNSVGPRFAFIGTFMWFSSYIIWMVSTSAKVWVPFSTFLYGSDMTQHWRIAGLEPTQVVGLLAVAWMILVTVVASKGINKIARITAVGGIAVMCLNLVLLLVSITILLLNGGHFAQDINFLASPNPGYQSGLAMLSFVVFAIFAYGGIEAVGGLVDKTENPEKNFAKGIVFAAIVISIGYSLAIFLWGVSTNWQQVLSNGSVNLGNITYVLMKSLGMSLGNALHLSPEASLSLGVWFARITGLSMFLAYTGAFFTLCYSPLKAIIQGTPKALWPEPMTRLNAMGMPSIAMWMQCGLVTVFILLVSFGGGTASAFFNKLTLMANVSMTIPYLFLALAFPFFKARQDLDRPFVIFKTHMSAMIATVVVVLVVTFANVFTIIQPVVEAGDWDSTLWMIGGPVFFSLLAMAIYQNYCSRMANQPQLTLD
- the epmA gene encoding elongation factor P--(R)-beta-lysine ligase yields the protein MSETASWQPSASIPNLLKRAAIMAEIRRFFADRGVLEVETPCMSQATVTDIHLVPFETRFVGPGHSQGMNLWLMTSPEYHMKRLLVAGCGPVFQLCRSFRNEEMGRYHNPEFTMLEWYRPHYDMYRLMNEVDDLLQQVLDCPAAESLSYQQAFLRYLEIDPLSADKTQLREVAAKLDLSNVAGTEEDRDTLLQLLFTFGVEPNIGKEKPTFVYHFPATQASLAQISTEDHRVAERFEVYYKGIELANGFHELTDAREQQQRFEQDNRKRAARGLPQHPIDHNLIEALEVGMPDCSGVALGVDRLVMLALGAETLAEVIAFSVDRA
- the frdA gene encoding fumarate reductase (quinol) flavoprotein subunit — its product is MQTFQADLAIVGAGGAGLRAAIAAAQANPNAKIALISKVYPMRSHTVAAEGGSAAVAQDHDSFEYHFHDTVAGGDWLCEQDVVDYFVHHCPTEMTQLELWGCPWSRRPDGSVNVRRFGGMKIERTWFAADKTGFHMLHTLFQTSLQFPQIQRFDEHFVLDILVDDGHVRGLVAMNMMEGTLVQIRANAVVMATGGAGRVYRYNTNGGIVTGDGMGMALSHGVPLRDMEFVQYHPTGLPGSGILMTEGCRGEGGILVNKNGYRYLQDYGMGPETPLGEPKNKYMELGPRDKVSQAFWHEWRKGNTISTPRGDVVYLDLRHLGEKKLHERLPFICELAKAYVGVDPVKEPIPVRPTAHYTMGGIETDQNCETRIKGLFAVGECSSVGLHGANRLGSNSLAELVVFGRLAGEQAMERASTAGNGNDAAINAQVAGVEQRLKDLVNQDGGENWAKIRDEMGQSMEEGCGIYRTPELMQKTIDKLAELQERFKRVRITDTSSVFNTDLLYTIELGHGLNVAECMAHSAMARKESRGAHQRLDEGCTERDDVNFLKHTLAFRDADGTTRLEYSDVKITTLPPAKRVYGGEADAADKAEAANKKEKANG